From Triticum urartu cultivar G1812 chromosome 2, Tu2.1, whole genome shotgun sequence, a single genomic window includes:
- the LOC125541406 gene encoding transcription factor MYB26-like: MGHHCCSKQKVKRGLWSPEEDEKLLRYITAHGHSCWSAVPKNAGLQRCGKSCRLRWINYLRPDLKRGTFSEQEERTILDVHRILGNRWAQIAKHLPGRTDNEVKNFWNSCIKKKLIAQGLDPKTHNLLPASKNLLHAHGATGSSSNPSNNPAAGAQFHSPNGNRNGCATPLFTISSPTKAIYDAATVAPGLYDVHNPGMLMGQHERGHQAALAMQQGYPYVHNNGGGLLMSFRDQNAAGVHASMDFMNGSSNSSSSMEYAAGMPNGNVFNPGVAAFMDETAAMWATVVEPGMGPGIEMAHEHRQQHGLGLEEVVRLGPPPPPLINGGSSGGKGLDMMDVSSEVYGSAGTTTAFDLELMESCGLFCGAAGNGMEQLQWDC, encoded by the exons ATGGGGCACCACTGCTGCAGCAAGCAGAAGGTGAAGCGGGGGCTATGGTCCCCAGAGGAGGACGAGAAGCTCCTCAGGTACATCACGGCGCACGGCCACAGCTGCTGGAGCGCCGTCCCCAAGAACGCCG GGCTGCAGCGCTGCGGCAAGAGCTGCCGGCTCCGGTGGATCAACTACCTCCGCCCGGACCTGAAGCGCGGCACCTTCTCCGAGCAGGAGGAGCGCACCATCCTCGACGTCCACCGCATCCTCGGCAACCG GTGGGCACAGATCGCCAAGCATCTGCCGGGCCGCACAGACAACGAGGTAAAGAACTTCTGGAACTCGTGCATCAAGAAGAAGCTCATCGCGCAGGGTCTCGACCCCAAGACCCACAACCTGCTCCCGGCATCCAAGAACCTCCTCCATGCACATGGCGCCACCGGCTCCAGCAGCAACCCTAGCAACAACCCTGCTGCAGGCGCCCAATTCCATTCTCCCAATGGAAACCGGAACGGTTGCGCCACGCCGCTGTTCACCATCAGCTCCCCGACCAAGGCGATCTACGACGCTGCCACGGTTGCGCCGGGTTTGTACGACGTCCATAACCCTGGCATGCTGATGGGGCAGCACGAGCGCGGTCACCAAGCTGCGCTGGCCATGCAGCAGGGCTACCCGTACGTCCACAACAACGGCGGTGGTTTACTCATGAGCTTCAGGGATCAGAACGCCGCGGGCGTCCACGCCTCCATGGACTTCATGAATGGCTCTTCTAATTCGTCGTCTTCCATGGAGTACGCGGCCGGCATGCCCAACGGCAACGTCTTCAACCCAGGCGTGGCGGCGTTCATGGACGAGACGGCCGCAATGTGGGCCACAGTTGTCGAGCCAGGAATGGGTCCCGGGATCGAAATGGCACATGAGCATCGACAACAGCATGGGTTGGGGCTGGAAGAGGTAGTTCGACTTGGACCCCCGCCGCCGCCATTGATCAACGGCGGTAGCTCAGGTGGCAAGGGACTGGATATGATGGACGTCTCTTCGGAAGTGTACGGCTCCGCCGGTACAACGACGGCGTTCGACCTTGAGCTGATGGAGTCGTGCGGATTATTTTGCGGCGCCGCTGGCAATGGCATGGAGCAGCTGCAATGGGATTGCTAA